In the genome of Deferribacterota bacterium, one region contains:
- a CDS encoding helix-turn-helix domain-containing protein produces MEKERKYKRLTMEEREDISKLLSRGYSHNEIGRRLNRHKSTISREITGRGFTKKSYRADLAQKRSKRQASSRKKGKKKLF; encoded by the coding sequence ATGGAGAAAGAGCGAAAATACAAAAGATTAACAATGGAGGAACGAGAGGATATAAGCAAACTGTTATCCCGGGGATACAGTCATAATGAAATAGGCAGAAGACTGAACCGTCACAAATCAACAATCAGCAGAGAGATAACGGGCAGAGGATTTACAAAAAAGAGTTACAGAGCGGATTTGGCACAGAAACGCTCAAAGAGACAGGCAAGCAGCAGGAAGAAAGGGAAGAAGAAGTTATTTTAG